The genomic region ACCGCCGTGCGCCACATCCGGCGCGACGCCAACGACGAGATTCGTTCGCTCGAAAAAGACGACGACTCGGCGGTCTCGGAGGATGACGCCAGGCGTTGCCTGGACCAGGTGCAGAAGCTGACCAACGAATTCGTGGCCAAGGTCGACGAACTGGCCAAGGCCAAGGAAAAGGAGTTGATGGAGTTCTGATGGCCGCAGACGTCGCGGTGATCCTGCTGGGGGCCGGCAGCGGTACCCGGCTGGGTGCCGGGCGATCCAAGGCCCTGGTCACCCTCGGAGGTCGTCCGCTGGTGGCCTGGTCCGCCGCTGTTTTCTCCTCCCTCGATGACGTGTACCGGCTGGTGCTGGTGTTGCCCGCCGATCCCGGCCAGGCCGGGGCGATCACGCGAGCCTGCGCCGATCTGGCGGTCGACGTGGTCTCCACCGTGGGCGGGGCCCGTCGGCGGGACTCGGTGCTGCGTGGGCTGGAGCAAACAGCGGGAGCCCGCTGGGTGATGGTGCACGACCTGGCGCGGCCCTTCGTCTCCCGCGAGTTGGCCCTGCGTGTGCTCGGGGCGGCTCGGCGTTCGGGGGCGGCTGTGCCGGTCCTGCCGGTGGGGGACACCCTGGTGACGGCCGAGCGGGGCCGCGTGGGGCAGGTGCTGGCCCGGGACGCCGTGCGCGCGGTGCAGACGCCCCAGGCCTTCGATCGCGATTGGCTGCTCGAGGCTCACGGGCAGGCCCCCGCCGACTGGGATGCCTCGGATGACGGCTCGATGGTCAGGCGCCTGGGTCGCGAGGTGGCGCTGGTCGAGGGCGAAGCGGAGAACTTCAAGATCACCTGGCCCGGAGATCTGGCCCGGGCCAGGGCCCGGTTCGACGCCTCCCGGGAAGGCGAGGGGGGCATCGAGGAGATGGAGATGCAGCTACCACGGGTCGGCTTTGGGTGGGATGTCCATCCGCTGAAGAAAGGCAGGCCCTTCCGCCTCGTGGGCGTGGAGTTGACCCCGGATTTCGGGCCGGAGGGACATTCCGACGGCGATCCCCTTTCCCACGCGGTGGCCGACGCCCTGCTCGGTGCCGCCGGCGCGGGGGATATCGGCATGCTCTTTCCCGACAACGATCCCCGCTGCCGGAACATGCCCGGGCCGGATCTGCTGCGGGAGACCGTCGAGCATCTTCGTCGGAGGGGTTGGCGACCGACGGGCGTCGATGCGGTGGTGATCGTGGACAAGCCCAAGCTCGCTCCTCACCGGGAGGCGATTCGCGCCCGTTTGGCCGAGATCCTCGGCCTGCATCCGGGGGCCGTATCCGTCAAGGGCAAGCGTACCGAGGGGCTCGGTGGGCTGGCTGCGGGAGCCGGGGTGGGCTGCCAGGCCGTGGCGACCCTGGTCGGCGGCTGATGGGCACTCGCCCGCCACGCCGGCGTCGTGCCGAGCCGGAGCTTCGCGAGGGCCTGGCGTTGGGCTTTCATGCCGTCCGCGGCGCCTTGCTGAACTCGCCGAGAAGGGTCGAGAAGGTCTTGCTGGCCCGGGGGCAGCGGGACGAACGCACCCGGCAGATCGTGGCCCTGGCCCGGAAGGCCGGCGTGCCCCACGGGCAGGTGCCCCGGGAGGCGATCGAGCGTCTGGCCGGGGGGGTGCGGCACCAGGGCATCGCGGCCCGGTTGGCGGAGACCGAGTTGCTGACCGCTGCGGAACTGGTCGAGACCCTGCCGGAGCGTCCCCTGCTGGTGGCCATCGACTCGGTTTCCGATCCACGGAACCTGGGGGCGATCATCCGGACGGCGGCGGCGGTCGGGGCTCACGGCCTGTTCCTGCCCGGTCACCGGGCGGCCGGGCTTTCGCCTGCCGTACGCCGGACCGCCGAAGGCGGGATCGACCTGCTCCCGGTGGCTCGAGCCGGTAATCTCTCCCGCCTGCTCGAGGCACTGGCCGACGACGACATCGTCCCCGTGGCCCTCGAGACTCGGGGGGGGGTGCCCTACTGGGAGGCTCCCCTGGCCGGGGGCGTGGTGCTGGTGGCCGGGGCCGAGGAGAAGGGGATTCGCCCCTCGGTGCTCAAGCGCTGTC from Acidobacteriota bacterium harbors:
- the ispD gene encoding 2-C-methyl-D-erythritol 4-phosphate cytidylyltransferase encodes the protein MAADVAVILLGAGSGTRLGAGRSKALVTLGGRPLVAWSAAVFSSLDDVYRLVLVLPADPGQAGAITRACADLAVDVVSTVGGARRRDSVLRGLEQTAGARWVMVHDLARPFVSRELALRVLGAARRSGAAVPVLPVGDTLVTAERGRVGQVLARDAVRAVQTPQAFDRDWLLEAHGQAPADWDASDDGSMVRRLGREVALVEGEAENFKITWPGDLARARARFDASREGEGGIEEMEMQLPRVGFGWDVHPLKKGRPFRLVGVELTPDFGPEGHSDGDPLSHAVADALLGAAGAGDIGMLFPDNDPRCRNMPGPDLLRETVEHLRRRGWRPTGVDAVVIVDKPKLAPHREAIRARLAEILGLHPGAVSVKGKRTEGLGGLAAGAGVGCQAVATLVGG
- the rlmB gene encoding 23S rRNA (guanosine(2251)-2'-O)-methyltransferase RlmB; translated protein: MGTRPPRRRRAEPELREGLALGFHAVRGALLNSPRRVEKVLLARGQRDERTRQIVALARKAGVPHGQVPREAIERLAGGVRHQGIAARLAETELLTAAELVETLPERPLLVAIDSVSDPRNLGAIIRTAAAVGAHGLFLPGHRAAGLSPAVRRTAEGGIDLLPVARAGNLSRLLEALADDDIVPVALETRGGVPYWEAPLAGGVVLVAGAEEKGIRPSVLKRCPVRVTIPIREEVGSLNVSVAAGILLVEADRQRRRHGA